The region tggagagatacagtcctgtAAGTTTaaactccagccctgttcctggagagatacagtcttGTACGTCataactccagccctgttcctggagagatacagtcctgtAAGTTTaaactccagccctgttcctggagagatacagtcctgtaggtttaaactccagccctgttcctggagagataccctcctgtaggttttaactccagccctgttcctagagagatacagtcCTGTAAGTTTaaactccagccctgttcctggagagatacagtcctgtAAGTTTaaactccagccctgttcctggagagatacagtcctgtAAGTTTaaactccagccctgttcctggagagatacagtcctgGAGGTTTaaactccagccctgttcctggagagatacagtcctgtAAGTTTaaactccagccctgttcctggagagatacagtcctgtaggttttaactccagccctgttcctggagagatacagtcctgtaggttttaactccagccctgttcctggagagatacagtcctgtaggttttaactccagccctgttcctggagagataccctcctgtaggttttaactccagccctgttcctggagagataccctcctgtaggttttaactccagccatgttcctggagagatacagtcctgtaggttttaacttcagccctgttcctggagagatacagtcctgtaggtttaaactccagccctgttcctggagagatacagtcccGTGGATTATAACTCCAACCCGaatctaacacacctgattctaataattacatggttataaactgaaccaggttagttacaactggggttggagtgaaaacctacaggaggatagatctccaggaacagggttggagtgaaaacctacaggaggacagatctccaggaacagggttggagagccttggTCTATTTTTATCAATGAGTGGTCCCATTCCAAGCAGGTCCATGGTCCAAGGAAACAGAATGTATACAGCACAGGCCATGTCTCCTACAAAAATGGTCCCACAGCTGAGAATAAAAGCTCTGAATAAGATGTTAAAAACTACTGGAGATTTCTTTCCTTCCTTTAAGCAGATATAAGGTGGCCCTCTGATAGTCTTATTGTGTTGCTTGTTTGCGTGTGTAAATGTGGGACAAAGAGATACCAGTGTTACTCGTTTAGGTATCCTTGGGCCTAGTCTGCTTCGTTCTGTTCCCTGTTGAGTTTCTCGGCCTCTGCCACGGGGGCCCCGCCGTTGCTTGCGGCTTGCTGGTTGGTCTTTTTAAAAGGAAAACCCCTGGTCTTCACAAACCAGCCAGCATCCACCAGGAATGCCACAGTGGCCAGGAAGCCAAATGCCTGAAGATAAATAGTAATGAGTTATTACTAAGTATTAACATTAGTAAAACATCTTGTAACAAACAGAAAAAAACGACACTAAACCGTTTGACAAAATGGTTCTCCTTTCAATCTAGACCCAGCTTGGTTTGGGCTGACATTTTGTCTTCATTTGAAAAACCAGTAACCAGGACCCTGAGGTATGAGGACAGTCTGAGTAAAGATGTTCATTTACCACAGCAGCATTCTCCAGGTCAGTTCCACCATTATCAGAGGCAAACACAATGGAGGCGATGAGGAAGAATGCAGCCATCAAAGCTGTGTACACAAAGTCCTGCAAGAGACAAGTCAGCATGGTTATACACCACCATACATTTAAATGGGAATACAAgtatcctcacacacacacagtcttatgAATGATAAACATACACGTTAGGCAGGTCAgtgggcctcatttatcaacatATGTGtatattcatacacacacactgagtactCACCAGGGAGGGCCAGCAGCTGATGCCCACTCTCTTGTGCAGGGTGGTAgcgaggaggatgaggaggagagttgTGAAGAGGAAGGCTGTGCAGCTGACAAACTCAAAGAAGTACAGCGGAGAGCAGCTCACACAGTTCGTCACTACCTCTTCAAGAATGAAGGCCACAAACGACAGGAGCTGAGGACACACAAGTCAAAACTAACTGATCATGTACTACCCCAGTCTCAACAACAGATGGCACTGTAGTACTACCAGAACTAAATGGGAAGTTGTGTTTTTTGTCTCAGATATAGaagaggttagaggtaatttagTGTCGTCAAACATGCTTATGTATGGCTTGAGTACTGATGAACTCAGTATTATGTCTTCTGACATTAGTAGAGTTGACTCAAGAATTGAGTGACTATCATAGCCCTATGTAAATGAGGGTATatgaaaatgtctaaatatttcaTGCGAAGTTCAGAGTTGGGCTTGGAGGAAGGGACAACTCTAATGTAATCTTCACAATGAGAGGATTCTTCTGGTGTGACCATCACAGTACTCTTAAAGCTCATCACAGCGTGATAGAAGCACCACATACTGGCTCTATTCATAATCGCACCACACAAAATAGCTTTTTCATGTTGCCATTAGAACGGTGACCCAGCTAAAGGATCCAcccctttacaacagccacagACCCCATTTTGATTTCTCAATAGCCACTATTAATAAAGATTCTTAAGAAAGGCCACAAGGCCAGCAAAACCACACTTTAACTGACTCACGCGGTTCCTGACTTTTGTTTTCGTTTCCTTATCGATTGTTTGGAAGGAACAGGCCAGATAATATACTGCGCTGAGAATCTGTCCCCCCGCCAGATAGCATACTGCGCTGAGGAGCTGTCCCCCCGCCAGATAGCATACTGCGCTGAGGAGCTGTCCCCCCGCCAGATAGCATACTGCGCTGAGAATCTGTCCCCCCGCCAGATAGCATACTGCGCTGAGGATCTGTCCCCCCGCCAGATAGCATACTGCGCTGAGGATCTGTCCCCCCGCCAGATAGCATACTGCGCTGAGGATCTGTCCCCCCGCCAGATAGCATACTGCGCTGAGGATCTGTCCCCCCGCCAGATAGCATACTGCGCTGAGAATCTCTCCCCCCTCCAGATAGCATACTGCGCTGAGGATCTGTCCCCCCGCCAGATAGCATACTGCGCTGAGGATCTGTCCCCCCACCAGATAGCATACTGCGCTGAGGATCTGTCCCCCCGCCAGATAGCATACTGCGCTGAGGATCTGTCCCCCCGCCAGATAGCATACTGCGCTGAGGATCTGTCCCCACGCCAGATAGCATACTGAGCTGAGGATCTGTCCCCACGCCAGATAGCATACTGCGCTGAGGATCTGTCCCCCCGCCAGATAGCATACTGCGCTGAGGATCTGTCCCCCCGCCAGATAGCATACTGCGCTGAGGATCTGTCCCCACGCCAGATAGCATACTGCGCTGAGGATCTGTCCCCCCGCCAGATAGCATACTGCGCTGAGGATCTGTCCTCACACTATTCAGCTAGACAGTGCTAAATGGGTACCTAAAACTAAACGATAGACAGCAAACATGTTCTCTGTAATACGGTGCTGAGCATAATGTGCCATATGTGTATCTATAAAAACAGTAGCTTAAACTGTACAGTATGTAGGCCTTTGTTCCATATTACAAGGTAAAATGCACCATGGTCTGTCTCCCCCAGCCCTGGTGTTAATGAAGCCACAGCTCTATATCTGCAGCTTCATTACAtgaccagacagacagtctgacATCAACACTGTAATAAAGACTGGGCCTCCTACTCAAGACAACATCTTCTGCAGCACCTTTAACACTTTCTTTACGGTCTGTTGTttgtgtttaactattcttgtggggaccagttaaataaagattaaaccaatttgattttttttttaagtacccACAAGAAGAGTAAATAAACAACAattttgaccaactggggacattttgtttgtccccaaggtcaaatgctatttctagggggtttagggttaaggttcgaAATAGTGGTTAGGTTTTTGGGATAAGGTTAGCGTATGAGTACGGGTTAGGTTTTTGGGATAAGGTTAGCGTATGAGTACGGGTTAGGATTTTGGGATAAGGTTAGCGTATGAGTACGGGTTAGGTTTTTGGGATAAGGTTAGCGTATGAGTACGGGTTAGGTTTTTGGGATAAGGTTAGCGTATGAGTACGGGTTAGGTTTTTGGGATAAGGTTAGGGTATGAGTACGGGTTAGGTTTTTGGGATAAGGTTAGGGTATGAGTACGGGTTAGGTTTTTGGGATAAGGTTAGGGTATGAGTACGGGTTAGGTTTTTGGGATAAGGTTAGGGTATGAGTAcaggttaggtttttgggataAGGTTAGGGTATGAGTACGGGTTAGGTTTTTGGGATAAGGTTAGGGTATGAGTACGGGTTAGGTTTTTGGGATAAGGTTAAGGTATGAGTACGGGTTAGGTTTTTGGGATAAGGTTAGGGTATGAGTACGGGTTAGGTTTTTGGGATAAGGTTAGGGTATGAGTACGGGTTAGGTTTTTGGGATAAGGTTAGGGTATGAGTACGGGTTAGGTTTTTGGGATAAGGTTAGGGTATGAGTACGGGTTAGGTTTTTGGGATAAGGTTAGGGTATGAGTACGGGTTAGGTTTTTGGGATAAGGTTAGCGTATGAGTACGGGTTAGGTTTTTGGGATAAGGTTAGGGTATGAGTACGGGTTAGGTTTTTGGGATAAGGTTAGGGTATGAGTAcaggttaggtttttgggataAGGTTAGGGTATGAGTACGGGTTAGGTTTTTGGGATAAGGTTAGGGTATGAGTACGGGTTAGGTTTTTGGGATAAGGTTAAGGTATGAGTAcaggttaggtttttgggataAGGTTAGGGTATGAGTACGGGTTAGGTTTTTGGGATAAGGTTAGGGTATGACTACGGGTTAGGTTTTTGGGATAAGGTTAGGGTATGAGTAGGGGTTAGGTTTTTGGGATAAGGTTAGGATATGAGTACGGGTTAGGTTTTTGGGATAAGGTTAGGGTATGAGTACAGTTTAGGTTTTTGGGATAAGGTTAGGGTatgattaggggttaggtttttGGGATAAGGTTAGGGTATGAGTAGGGGTTAGGTTTTTGGGATAAGGTTAGGATATGAGTACGGGTTAGGGAAAATGGGATTTTGAATAGCACTGAATTGTGTGttcccacaaggttagctgtgcaagactgtgtgtgcgtgtgtgttctccACAATGTTCTATGAACACACAACTCTAGCAAAGTGTTGTGTTGCAAGAGAAAGAGCAGAGTTAAAAAGCATTAGAATCCAGGGTTCTTTGTGGCTTTAAGCAGGAAATGctttaaattacatttaaatCCACAGATATTTATGTGCAATGAGCTTGCCACGCATTCTTGCAATGTTGATCATATTTGGAGGAATCCAttgtttctcacacacacacacacacacacacacacacacacacacacacacacacacagtaagaagGTCAAACAGCAAGGCTTAAAATAACCCTGGTAATGACATTTTGCATCTGGCTGCTAATTTCATTTGCAGTGCATCGCTAGATGGTATTGCTAACACCTGACTCTGATTAGCTTGACTAAGGACCCAGTGATCTGAGGAAGACAGAGCCATGTcatcactgtctgtctccagACCGCGCTTCCACAAGAGACAAACTCTGAATCAACTCAGACTGCTTCAGAAGGAgatgcaaaacacacacaaaaattgCCTGGACTAAGAGCTCAATCACAAACTATGGCAACTAGAAAACCTCCACCTCTAACCTGCTTACTCACAGGCCAACCTAAAACTACAAGAGGTGCCCTCACCCAAATAAGCCCTCCCTCTGCCCGGAAAGAGTTTGTTTCAAGATCTTGTTAACTGGGGAGAAATACAAGATAGCAGCCATAAAGCATGTGATTTGAATTCAATTGAAGATGACATTTCACTGCAGTTAGGAAGGCAGTGAAATAGTTGAAGCCTTGACATTGGGGTCTAGAAATACGAGTAAGCCATTGATGATATCCAGTTCAAATGTAGACATTTCACAGCTCTGCCACTTGTGATGACCAGCGAGACACAGAAAGGGGTCAAACATGAGTCAACAGCAGTCTGCTGTAGTATCCTCATCCAATTCAACAGAATTGCTTTTAAAGACACCCCCAGCCAGAACATATGCGCGCCACACACACGCTGACTTAAGCACTGCTGCTCTTTCATATAGGCAAACGTGGAGGCATTTAAATAGTCTCAAATGGTTTCCGACCCAGTCTCCTCTTTAATATGTGAGCTAGGTGATACGTCCAACTGTCCAATTGGAGTGCTGTTCTAGACAGGCTATATAGAGCTAAAGATACAGGATCTGATTTCAGCTACCCTCAACTGGATACAGCAGCTCCATAGTGACTGATTTGGACTCTGAAATCTGAAAAACAACTTTGCCGTCTTAGGCCTGACGATCAGTTAAAGGTTCCTGAGGGTCATCTCTCTGCTGACAAATACCCCAGGCCATCATGAAGGGGATGTGGGAGGACTGGGAGTGGTCTGATGGGTGTGGTCTGATGGGTGTGGTCTGATGGGTGTGGTCTGATGAGTGCATCATCACTGTTGCAACTGTTCTGTAGAATGGTCTGACTTTCACATTTCACGGAATAATCAAGAAAAACAGCTGACAATGGTCACACCCTAAGAAAGCTACAAAGGTTATGATTTATAAACTTGCCTGTTAATTGTGGGATAAACAGCCCACAGTTTCTGGGAGCCGGATCCAGTTACATACACAACAATGAAATGGTAGCATTTGAAAATCTGCATATTCTATTTATTACACGCAGACTATCCAGACAGGTGTTTATACTTAGACATTTTACATACAAACTTGTTCATCTGGTCTTATATCTGGAGCACAAAGTAAACATGTGATGACACCACTAGATAAAAGTCATATTGTCACCAGAGTTGATCTAACCCTGTTTTACTACTTGGTGCCATCAGAACAGATAGGAAGACAACCTTCTGGTCTCCCCTCTGAAatacactgagcaaaaatataaaaagcaacatgcaaacatttcaaagatgttactgagttacagttcatacaagggaatcggtcaattgaaataaatgcattagggcctaatctatggatttcacttgactgggacTACAGATATGcagctgttggtcacagatactttttttaaaggtaggagcgtggatcagaaaaccagtctgtatctggtgtgaccaccatttgcctcatgcagtgtgacatctccttcacatagagttggccaggctgttgattgtggccggcggaatattgtcccactgctcttcaatagctgtgcgaagttgctggatattggcggtaaTATGAACACggtgtcgtacatgtcgatccagagcatcccaaacgtgctcaatgggtgacgtctGGCGATggaataactgggacattttcagcttgcaggaattatgtacagatccttgcgacatggggccgtgcgttatcatactaaaacatgaggtgatagcgACAGATGAATGGCACCACAATGGGCCTCCAGATCTCGTCacggtgtctctgtgcattcacATTGTTCATGGTCcgcagcttatgcctgcccataccataaaccccccccccccgttgtgactagaggtcgaccgattaatcggaatggccaattaattagggccgatttcaagttttcataacaatcggaaatcggtatttttggacgccgatttggctgtttattattattttttttacctttatttaactaggcaagtcagttaagaacacattctcattttcaatgacggcctaggaacggtgggtta is a window of Salmo trutta chromosome 37, fSalTru1.1, whole genome shotgun sequence DNA encoding:
- the LOC115176833 gene encoding CKLF-like MARVEL transmembrane domain-containing protein 6; its protein translation is MAAAEPVYSPTTVSETISKKWLIVPTDNLDKVRCLIKVVEVLLSFVAFILEEVVTNCVSCSPLYFFEFVSCTAFLFTTLLLILLATTLHKRVGISCWPSLDFVYTALMAAFFLIASIVFASDNGGTDLENAAVAFGFLATVAFLVDAGWFVKTRGFPFKKTNQQAASNGGAPVAEAEKLNREQNEAD